A genome region from Dolichospermum compactum NIES-806 includes the following:
- a CDS encoding class I SAM-dependent methyltransferase, which translates to MSDSQVSAAVAKLYDTYPFPPEPILDEPPPGYNWRWNWLAAYSFCTGRKPQRQDIRILDAGCGSGVGTEYLVHLNPQAQVVGIDLSAGTLEVAKKRCQSSGADRVEFHHLSIYDVEQIPGQFDLINCVGVLHHLPDPIRGIQALAKKLTPGGLMHIFVYGELGRWEIQLMQKAIALLQGNKRGDYRDGVQVGRKIFASLPENNRIVKREKERWSMENQRDECFADMYVHPQETDYNIDTLFKFIDASELDFVGFSNPGFWQLEKLLEKAPELIERAAELTERQRYRLIELLNPEVAHYEFFLSRPPLPKTDWSADNTLLTAIPELNPCIDGFPNQCLFNYDYQIVNLSTAEFEFMQKCGNNATVAEILAQVKLDLDGVRNLLKQQLLLLTPAS; encoded by the coding sequence ATGTCCGACTCCCAAGTAAGTGCTGCTGTTGCGAAACTCTACGATACCTACCCTTTCCCCCCCGAACCTATCCTCGACGAACCACCACCAGGTTACAATTGGCGTTGGAATTGGTTAGCTGCTTATAGCTTCTGCACAGGTAGAAAACCGCAAAGGCAAGATATCCGCATTTTAGATGCTGGTTGTGGTTCAGGAGTCGGCACAGAATATTTAGTACATCTCAACCCGCAAGCGCAGGTAGTGGGAATAGATTTAAGTGCTGGTACATTAGAAGTAGCAAAAAAACGCTGTCAAAGTTCCGGTGCTGACCGTGTGGAATTTCATCACTTAAGTATCTATGATGTGGAACAAATTCCAGGACAGTTTGATTTAATAAATTGTGTTGGGGTACTTCATCATCTACCAGATCCCATTCGTGGTATCCAAGCATTAGCGAAAAAACTCACTCCAGGTGGACTAATGCACATTTTTGTGTATGGAGAACTGGGAAGATGGGAAATACAACTCATGCAAAAGGCGATCGCTCTTCTTCAAGGTAACAAACGCGGTGACTATCGTGATGGCGTTCAAGTCGGAAGAAAAATCTTTGCTTCCTTACCAGAAAATAACCGCATTGTCAAGCGTGAAAAAGAAAGATGGTCAATGGAAAACCAGCGGGATGAATGCTTTGCTGATATGTACGTCCATCCCCAGGAGACAGACTACAATATTGATACATTGTTTAAATTCATAGATGCTTCCGAATTAGACTTTGTAGGTTTTTCCAATCCCGGATTTTGGCAACTAGAAAAGCTTCTAGAAAAAGCACCAGAACTAATTGAAAGAGCCGCCGAACTCACAGAACGTCAACGTTATCGGTTGATAGAATTACTGAATCCCGAAGTAGCACATTACGAATTTTTCCTCAGTCGTCCCCCCCTACCCAAAACCGACTGGTCAGCAGATAACACTTTATTAACTGCAATTCCCGAACTTAACCCTTGCATAGATGGGTTTCCCAATCAATGTTTATTTAACTATGATTACCAAATTGTTAATTTATCAACAGCCGAATTTGAGTTTATGCAAAAATGTGGTAATAATGCCACAGTGGCTGAAATTTTAGCCCAAGTCAAGCTAGACTTAGAC
- a CDS encoding thermonuclease family protein, whose protein sequence is MNKFVKKGLIWLGIATITLSLMACDRLFPPQGDIVERVSDGDTLVLKNADGKKFIVRFACIDAPEIPHSQKEKKSKITKDVNQFAWGMKAKIRIEELIKQTDNRVQLNITDSDRYGRKIAEVRLKDGTFLQQVLLKEGLAKVYRSYLSKCPDKDILQQAEAQAQQQKVGVWSDKKFVDPWDYRKINKQIRD, encoded by the coding sequence ATGAATAAATTTGTGAAAAAAGGCTTAATCTGGCTGGGTATAGCTACTATTACCTTGAGTTTAATGGCGTGCGATCGCCTGTTTCCTCCTCAAGGTGATATAGTTGAAAGAGTCAGTGATGGTGATACATTAGTGTTGAAAAATGCTGATGGTAAAAAGTTCATAGTAAGGTTTGCTTGTATTGATGCTCCAGAAATACCCCATTCTCAGAAAGAAAAAAAGAGTAAAATTACTAAAGATGTCAATCAGTTTGCTTGGGGGATGAAAGCAAAAATACGGATAGAGGAATTGATCAAACAAACAGATAATCGTGTACAGTTAAATATCACAGATAGCGATCGCTATGGCAGAAAAATTGCCGAAGTACGTTTAAAAGATGGCACATTTTTACAGCAAGTTTTGCTAAAAGAAGGATTGGCTAAAGTATATCGTTCTTACTTAAGCAAATGTCCAGACAAGGACATATTACAACAAGCCGAAGCACAAGCGCAACAGCAAAAAGTTGGCGTTTGGAGCGATAAAAAATTTGTTGACCCTTGGGATTATCGGAAAATAAATAAGCAAATTAGAGATTAG
- a CDS encoding TrmH family RNA methyltransferase: MITSLQNSLVKQIRKLHSTKERNKQQLFLLEGTHLLEEACAVSYPLDAVCCTSQWHETHSQLWEVICRQCYRVEIVSPEVLAAMATTVNPDGIVAIAKRCCKQIAQKEAQPRQIPCTGLVLALETVQDPGNLGTMIRTAAAAGASGLWLSEDSVDLDNPKVLRASAGQWFRLNMAVSADLQTTVRQSQQAGMQVIATLPNADLTYWQVDWRKPSLILLGNEGAGLSADLAALADIHVKIPLSPGVESLNVGITAALMLYEAKRQTISQ, from the coding sequence GTGATCACAAGTTTACAAAATTCTTTAGTTAAACAAATCCGCAAGTTGCACTCCACAAAGGAGAGAAATAAGCAACAACTATTTTTATTAGAAGGAACACATTTGCTGGAAGAAGCTTGTGCGGTTTCCTATCCCTTAGATGCGGTATGTTGTACCTCACAATGGCATGAGACACATTCCCAACTCTGGGAAGTCATTTGTCGTCAGTGCTATCGGGTGGAAATTGTCAGTCCAGAAGTTCTAGCAGCAATGGCTACAACTGTCAATCCTGATGGTATAGTAGCGATAGCGAAGCGCTGCTGCAAGCAGATCGCTCAAAAAGAAGCACAACCAAGACAAATTCCTTGCACTGGCTTAGTTCTGGCTTTAGAAACTGTCCAAGATCCTGGTAACTTAGGAACTATGATTCGCACAGCTGCAGCCGCAGGTGCATCAGGTTTGTGGTTAAGTGAAGATAGTGTAGATTTAGATAATCCCAAGGTTTTACGGGCTTCTGCTGGACAATGGTTTCGCTTAAATATGGCCGTAAGTGCAGATTTGCAAACCACTGTTCGGCAAAGTCAGCAAGCAGGTATGCAGGTAATAGCTACCTTACCTAATGCCGATTTAACCTATTGGCAGGTAGATTGGCGTAAACCTAGTTTAATATTATTGGGTAACGAAGGGGCGGGATTATCAGCGGATTTAGCCGCATTAGCGGATATCCATGTGAAAATTCCCCTCAGTCCCGGAGTAGAATCTTTAAATGTAGGCATCACTGCTGCTTTAATGTTATATGAAGCTAAAAGACAGACAATTTCTCAGTAA
- a CDS encoding PrsW family intramembrane metalloprotease — MANLYLVLWAVIPPLLFLWFYYRRTPAAPPWFNLWVLFIIGAISGFAALGLEWAMENVANLVLDWQQIQRHFSGVVFRQILAIAPIEEGCKLVAVILPISYLQRQYHLRATTVFLFTIAVALGFTAEETWIYLSHGTSSILDRSIGTPVHAMFSAPWGYALAIYISADKRLNRNRHLIFIAWLNSVFFHALVNILSISVRFSRPTNLLIYCLFPVLLWLFWRLEQLLRKLHKKHPLQLISGRTSSARTWERGLVLLILSLGGNSLFGLLIISRKISPLRWELWFDPKIFCFIVQELLFNFGLGLLAWLIYRYLRSLASRRHLFN; from the coding sequence GTGGCTAATTTATATTTAGTGTTGTGGGCAGTTATTCCCCCCCTGCTGTTTTTGTGGTTTTATTACCGCAGAACTCCTGCTGCCCCACCTTGGTTCAATTTATGGGTTTTGTTTATTATTGGTGCTATTTCTGGTTTTGCTGCTCTGGGCTTAGAATGGGCTATGGAAAATGTGGCTAACCTGGTTTTAGATTGGCAACAGATACAGCGTCATTTTTCTGGGGTTGTTTTTCGGCAAATATTAGCGATCGCTCCCATTGAAGAAGGTTGTAAATTAGTAGCAGTTATTCTGCCCATTTCCTATTTACAACGTCAGTATCATCTCCGAGCTACTACAGTTTTTTTATTTACCATAGCCGTAGCTTTAGGTTTCACAGCCGAAGAAACCTGGATTTATTTATCTCACGGCACGTCTTCAATTCTCGACCGGAGCATTGGTACACCAGTCCATGCCATGTTTTCTGCTCCTTGGGGATACGCTTTAGCAATATATATTTCTGCCGATAAAAGGTTAAATCGAAACCGGCACTTGATTTTTATTGCTTGGTTAAATTCTGTTTTCTTTCATGCTTTAGTCAATATTTTATCTATTTCTGTGAGGTTTTCACGACCCACAAATTTACTCATTTATTGTTTATTTCCTGTACTATTATGGCTGTTTTGGCGGTTAGAACAACTACTGCGAAAACTCCATAAAAAACATCCTTTACAGTTAATTTCTGGACGTACATCTTCAGCCCGCACTTGGGAAAGAGGTTTAGTATTGTTAATCCTATCACTAGGCGGAAATTCTCTATTTGGATTACTGATTATCTCCAGAAAAATTAGTCCTTTGCGGTGGGAACTTTGGTTTGATCCGAAAATTTTCTGCTTTATAGTCCAAGAACTATTATTCAATTTTGGTTTAGGACTTTTAGCTTGGTTAATTTATCGCTATTTACGTAGTTTAGCCAGTCGTCGGCATTTGTTTAACTGA
- a CDS encoding class I SAM-dependent methyltransferase: MTTTIKTEPDLASRFVNSILAIKPVANLAKHQARQMMIKRAEKIGVFWTKEVEKLQTRDWGSDLAQVQNPQLNYPDYYVTSFHAYETGNLSWQAAFEVESAAHAVHSRIWQKPENQGDAKLRQSFHDILKNSISEQPKDVIDLGCSVGMSTFALQAVYPHAKITGLDLSPYFLAVANYRSQERQTQINWVHGQAESTGIADASFDLASIFLMCHELPQSATHQIFAEARRILRPGGHLAIMDMNPKSEIYKKMPTYVLTLLKSTEPYLDEYFSFDIEQALIGAGFQAPTITSNSPRHRTIIAQVSG; encoded by the coding sequence ATGACTACTACGATCAAGACCGAACCTGATTTAGCATCCCGTTTCGTCAATAGCATCTTAGCCATTAAACCCGTAGCTAATCTTGCTAAACACCAAGCTAGACAAATGATGATTAAACGGGCTGAAAAAATTGGTGTATTTTGGACAAAGGAAGTAGAGAAACTGCAAACCCGTGATTGGGGAAGCGATTTAGCGCAAGTCCAAAATCCGCAGCTAAACTACCCAGATTACTACGTCACCTCATTCCACGCCTATGAAACGGGAAATCTCAGTTGGCAAGCTGCTTTTGAAGTAGAATCTGCGGCTCATGCTGTCCACTCTAGGATTTGGCAGAAACCGGAAAATCAAGGTGACGCAAAACTCCGCCAAAGCTTCCACGATATCCTCAAAAATTCTATTTCTGAGCAGCCAAAAGATGTTATAGACTTAGGGTGTAGCGTCGGGATGAGTACCTTTGCCCTACAGGCAGTTTATCCCCACGCCAAAATTACAGGTTTAGACTTATCTCCTTACTTCCTAGCTGTAGCTAACTATCGTAGCCAAGAACGTCAAACCCAAATTAACTGGGTACATGGTCAAGCAGAATCTACAGGCATAGCAGATGCTTCCTTTGATTTAGCTTCGATTTTTTTGATGTGTCATGAATTACCCCAATCAGCAACTCACCAGATTTTTGCTGAAGCTAGACGTATTTTGCGTCCCGGTGGCCACCTAGCAATTATGGACATGAATCCCAAATCGGAAATTTACAAAAAAATGCCAACTTATGTTTTGACGCTGCTCAAAAGTACCGAACCTTATTTAGACGAATATTTCAGCTTTGATATTGAACAAGCCTTAATTGGGGCAGGTTTCCAAGCTCCTACTATTACTAGCAATAGTCCTCGTCACCGTACTATCATTGCTCAGGTGAGTGGCTAA
- a CDS encoding HetZ-related protein 2 yields MTKDGENLAEYWQQRLSTECPEQSQATRQSILDWLLGVDLERFNLLNPKELEIAKQAMEYRWRILHKRYLGMGREKAYSQLISRLGSVVAVRNKIQTWISLSRDRQRSVVDVLQEVLQELMQSDSYIQQQMTHIAALTTDKRLRDTLLFASIEEYCLRPVRNQPILMYRFVNYLRRIQRGGLTQVPSSELVKLVSEEILAENNDNPVSLVDNQAIAQYQETQHLEEQIVNRQLVQEKFEQYLLENIGQHAVDWLRLYLQGKSQEEIAKQLQKPIKEVYRLREKLSYHAVRVFAIKGEPELIDNWLSISLEEHNLGLTETQWQQLPETITPLGQQILNLRKAGNSIETIAQQLQLKNHQVLGEWTKIYLAAQTLRIQNYSRSQD; encoded by the coding sequence ATGACAAAAGATGGGGAAAATCTAGCTGAATATTGGCAACAGCGACTAAGTACAGAATGTCCAGAACAAAGTCAGGCTACCAGACAAAGTATTCTTGACTGGCTTTTGGGAGTAGATTTAGAAAGGTTTAATTTACTTAACCCAAAAGAATTAGAAATTGCTAAACAAGCAATGGAATATCGGTGGCGAATTCTGCACAAACGTTATTTAGGTATGGGCAGAGAAAAGGCTTATAGTCAACTGATTAGCCGATTGGGTAGTGTAGTGGCGGTTAGAAACAAAATTCAAACGTGGATATCCCTGAGCCGCGATCGCCAACGTAGTGTTGTCGATGTCCTGCAAGAAGTCCTTCAAGAACTGATGCAAAGTGACTCATATATCCAACAACAAATGACTCACATTGCCGCATTAACAACGGACAAAAGATTGCGGGACACATTACTATTTGCCAGTATCGAAGAATATTGTTTACGTCCAGTTCGGAATCAACCGATCTTAATGTACCGCTTTGTTAACTACCTGCGACGGATTCAGCGGGGAGGCTTGACACAAGTACCTAGCAGCGAATTAGTGAAACTTGTTTCCGAGGAAATTCTCGCAGAAAACAACGACAATCCAGTTAGCTTAGTTGATAATCAGGCGATCGCTCAATATCAAGAAACCCAACACCTAGAAGAACAAATAGTCAACCGTCAACTCGTACAAGAAAAATTTGAACAATACCTATTAGAAAATATTGGACAACACGCAGTAGACTGGTTGCGCTTATATCTGCAAGGCAAATCCCAAGAAGAAATTGCCAAACAACTCCAAAAACCCATCAAAGAAGTATATCGTCTCCGGGAAAAACTCAGTTATCATGCCGTCCGCGTTTTTGCCATCAAAGGTGAACCAGAACTAATTGATAACTGGCTATCCATCTCCCTAGAAGAACATAATCTAGGGCTAACAGAAACCCAATGGCAACAACTCCCAGAAACAATCACCCCTCTAGGACAACAAATCCTCAACCTCCGCAAAGCAGGTAACTCCATAGAAACTATAGCCCAACAACTACAACTTAAAAATCATCAAGTTCTAGGTGAATGGACAAAAATTTATCTTGCTGCCCAAACTCTGAGAATTCAGAATTATAGCAGGAGTCAGGATTAA
- a CDS encoding carbon dioxide-concentrating mechanism protein CcmK, with protein sequence MSLQAVGSLETKGFPAVLAAADAMVKAGRVTLVGYIRVGSARFTVNIRGDVSEVKAAMAAGVDAVEKVYGGTLESWVIIPRPHENVEAVLPIAYTADVQQYRDSVENPIIGAARG encoded by the coding sequence ATGTCACTACAGGCTGTTGGATCATTAGAAACCAAGGGTTTTCCCGCCGTACTCGCAGCAGCAGATGCAATGGTAAAAGCCGGTCGAGTTACCCTCGTTGGTTATATCAGAGTTGGTAGCGCTCGCTTTACCGTCAATATTCGTGGTGACGTTTCTGAAGTCAAAGCCGCTATGGCAGCAGGTGTGGATGCTGTAGAAAAAGTTTATGGTGGTACTCTCGAATCTTGGGTAATTATTCCCCGTCCCCACGAAAACGTAGAAGCTGTATTGCCAATTGCTTATACAGCAGACGTTCAACAATATCGAGATTCTGTGGAAAATCCCATTATTGGTGCGGCCAGAGGCTAA
- a CDS encoding carbon dioxide-concentrating mechanism protein CcmK: MPMAVGAIETLGFPAVLASADAMVKAAGVTIVYYGIAESGRMIVAVRGHVAEVQTAVAAGIVAGEEVYGGEVITHYIIPNPPENVETVLPIHFTSKSEPFRIF, translated from the coding sequence ATGCCAATGGCAGTTGGCGCAATTGAAACATTAGGTTTTCCTGCGGTTTTAGCATCAGCAGACGCAATGGTTAAAGCTGCTGGTGTCACCATTGTCTATTACGGTATCGCCGAAAGTGGTCGGATGATAGTTGCTGTCAGAGGCCACGTTGCGGAAGTACAAACAGCCGTAGCCGCTGGAATTGTTGCTGGTGAAGAAGTTTATGGCGGTGAGGTTATTACCCACTACATTATTCCCAATCCCCCGGAAAATGTGGAAACAGTCTTACCTATCCACTTCACCTCCAAATCTGAACCTTTCCGTATTTTCTAA
- a CDS encoding alpha/beta fold hydrolase, with amino-acid sequence MFPSFLPAAVGQLTEPTSIALAENIQSQAIIAHTANERINTTYVQKGHGGTPILLIHGFDSSVLEYRRLLPLLAEKNAVWAVDLLGFGFTDRLPGIAYSSKAIKNHLHSFWQTLINQPVILVGASMGGAAAIDFTLTYPEAVKQLVLIDSAGLKGNSPLSKYIFPPLDYWATEFLRNPKVRKSICRTAYKNPNLISEDALCCGELHLQMTNWTQALIAFTKSGGYSAFKFPQLARIEQQTLILWGDSDKILGTGDAPKFAKAIPQSKLIWIKDCGHIPHLEQPQIVAQNILEFVN; translated from the coding sequence ATGTTTCCAAGTTTTCTTCCTGCCGCAGTTGGTCAACTCACAGAACCAACATCCATCGCTTTGGCTGAAAATATCCAAAGTCAGGCGATTATTGCTCATACCGCCAATGAACGCATTAATACCACTTATGTCCAAAAAGGTCACGGTGGTACACCGATTTTATTAATTCATGGTTTTGATAGTTCGGTGTTAGAATATCGCCGACTTTTGCCGTTGCTGGCGGAAAAAAACGCAGTTTGGGCTGTAGATTTATTGGGATTTGGCTTTACAGATAGATTACCGGGGATTGCTTATAGTTCTAAAGCCATTAAAAACCATCTCCACTCGTTTTGGCAAACCCTGATTAACCAACCTGTGATTTTGGTGGGTGCGTCAATGGGTGGTGCTGCGGCTATAGATTTTACCCTCACCTATCCAGAAGCAGTTAAACAACTGGTATTAATAGATAGTGCGGGATTAAAAGGTAATTCCCCATTAAGTAAATATATATTCCCACCTTTGGACTATTGGGCGACAGAATTTTTGCGAAATCCCAAGGTACGTAAAAGCATTTGCCGAACCGCATATAAAAACCCTAATCTCATCTCTGAGGATGCTTTGTGTTGCGGAGAATTACACTTACAAATGACTAATTGGACTCAAGCCTTAATCGCCTTTACCAAAAGTGGCGGTTATAGTGCTTTTAAATTTCCCCAACTTGCCCGAATTGAACAACAAACCTTAATTTTATGGGGCGATAGTGATAAAATTTTGGGAACTGGGGATGCGCCCAAGTTTGCCAAAGCTATTCCCCAAAGTAAGCTAATTTGGATTAAAGATTGTGGACATATTCCTCATTTAGAACAACCGCAAATTGTCGCTCAAAATATATTAGAATTTGTGAATTAA
- a CDS encoding YeeE/YedE family protein, whose translation MAEFNWINGLIGGILIGISATILLAFNGRIAGISGMINGAISFNKNDAWRWLFMLGMLAGGAIYEFILSTQPTPTSKFAPLTMIIGGLIVGFGTRMGSGCTSGHGVCGLGRLSVRSLVAVLTFLASAFVTVFIVRHLLN comes from the coding sequence ATGGCTGAATTTAACTGGATTAACGGTCTAATTGGGGGTATCCTCATTGGTATCAGTGCCACTATTCTTTTAGCATTTAATGGTCGGATAGCCGGAATTAGTGGCATGATTAATGGTGCTATCAGTTTTAATAAAAACGATGCTTGGCGCTGGTTGTTTATGTTAGGAATGTTAGCTGGTGGTGCTATTTATGAATTTATTTTGTCAACCCAACCGACTCCTACTTCCAAGTTTGCACCCTTAACTATGATTATTGGTGGCCTTATCGTTGGTTTTGGGACGAGAATGGGAAGCGGTTGTACCAGTGGACATGGAGTGTGTGGTTTAGGTCGCTTGTCAGTGCGATCGCTTGTAGCTGTTCTGACTTTTCTTGCCAGTGCTTTTGTAACTGTATTTATTGTCCGTCATTTGTTAAATTAA
- a CDS encoding DUF6691 family protein: protein MNTKQYLTVFISGLLFGLGLGFSQMIDRERVIGFLDLAGVWDATLLFVLGGAVTVTLISFRFVLKLPNPLLDDKFYLPTQKNIDSSLVVGSAIFGIGWGISGYCPGPGITALVLGSLNPVLFLIGLIIGSLTYKFYRDLNQQSNLNS from the coding sequence ATGAATACTAAACAATATTTGACAGTTTTTATTTCAGGTTTATTATTCGGGTTGGGTTTAGGATTTTCTCAGATGATAGATAGAGAACGAGTTATTGGTTTTTTAGATTTAGCTGGAGTTTGGGACGCGACACTGTTGTTCGTCTTAGGAGGTGCTGTGACTGTAACTTTAATCTCCTTTCGCTTTGTATTAAAACTTCCTAATCCGTTATTAGACGATAAATTTTATTTACCTACTCAGAAAAATATTGATTCATCTTTAGTTGTAGGGTCAGCAATTTTTGGTATTGGTTGGGGGATTTCTGGCTATTGTCCCGGACCGGGAATTACCGCTTTAGTATTAGGCAGTCTCAATCCTGTATTGTTTTTAATTGGCTTAATTATAGGTTCTTTAACTTATAAGTTTTATAGAGATTTGAATCAACAGTCAAATCTTAATAGTTAA
- a CDS encoding DsbA family protein, with amino-acid sequence MSLPLNTENLQLLINLIPEEKISFWKRVFEQFDVDNSKTLDVAELGEVIHSMGCRQSEKQIPMAIATITGSQDTHIVNFEQFLALMQLDLLGISTLPGLVTEAAPPAITEPIQITYFIDILCIWAYIAQIRIDELKSRFKNQIVINYHFVSVFGDARHKLENRWRDRGGLAGYSNHVQEVVARFNHLSVHPEVWKNVTPHSSTSSHLFLKAIHLLESKGLIESKGTQSCCETAITALRQAFFQDLQDISHRKVQWSIAEALEFPISQIQAEIDSGAAYAELSRDFQEVKDYNVTVSPTMIFNEGRQRLNGNVGYRVMESNIRELISNVPGEASWC; translated from the coding sequence ATGAGTTTACCACTAAATACAGAAAATTTGCAATTATTGATTAATTTAATCCCTGAAGAAAAAATCTCTTTCTGGAAAAGAGTTTTTGAACAATTTGATGTAGATAACAGCAAAACTTTAGATGTGGCTGAATTAGGTGAAGTCATCCACTCAATGGGATGTAGACAGTCAGAAAAGCAGATTCCTATGGCGATCGCCACCATTACCGGCAGTCAAGACACCCATATAGTTAACTTTGAACAGTTTTTGGCTTTGATGCAACTCGATTTACTGGGAATATCAACCTTACCAGGATTAGTAACTGAAGCAGCCCCACCAGCTATTACCGAACCAATTCAGATTACTTATTTTATTGATATTCTTTGTATTTGGGCATATATTGCTCAAATTCGGATTGATGAATTGAAATCTAGATTTAAAAACCAAATAGTGATTAATTATCACTTTGTTTCCGTATTTGGAGATGCCCGTCACAAACTAGAAAACCGTTGGCGCGATCGCGGTGGATTAGCAGGTTATAGTAACCACGTTCAAGAAGTAGTAGCAAGATTTAATCACCTCAGTGTACATCCAGAAGTTTGGAAAAATGTCACTCCCCATTCCTCCACCTCAAGTCATTTATTCCTCAAAGCTATTCATTTACTAGAAAGCAAAGGATTAATAGAAAGCAAAGGAACACAAAGTTGTTGCGAAACAGCTATTACTGCTTTACGTCAAGCTTTTTTTCAGGATTTACAGGATATTTCCCATCGCAAGGTACAGTGGTCAATTGCCGAAGCTTTAGAATTTCCCATCAGTCAAATTCAAGCAGAAATTGATAGTGGTGCAGCCTATGCCGAACTGTCGAGAGATTTTCAAGAAGTGAAAGATTATAACGTGACTGTTAGCCCGACAATGATTTTTAATGAGGGACGACAACGGCTTAATGGCAATGTGGGCTATCGGGTTATGGAATCTAATATTCGGGAATTAATTTCCAATGTACCCGGAGAAGCATCGTGGTGCTAA
- a CDS encoding zinc ribbon domain-containing protein, with protein sequence MATIPCPRCHQIIDSKAITCPQCRLLLKAYGHPGIPLHRAQGNDYLCDSCSYHFDHTCNFSQYPYAQDCTLYQNMEESTLELQKQNSHYSLSIRVNNWIKRHQTLLLILALLLVCLLITLFNT encoded by the coding sequence TTGGCTACTATACCTTGTCCTCGTTGTCATCAAATTATTGATAGTAAAGCAATTACTTGTCCTCAATGTCGCTTATTGCTGAAAGCTTACGGACATCCTGGTATTCCCTTGCACCGCGCCCAAGGAAATGATTATTTATGCGACAGTTGTAGTTATCATTTTGATCATACTTGTAATTTTTCCCAATATCCCTATGCTCAAGATTGTACTCTCTATCAAAATATGGAAGAAAGTACATTAGAATTGCAAAAGCAAAATTCTCATTATAGCTTGAGTATCAGGGTTAATAATTGGATAAAACGCCATCAAACTCTGTTATTAATACTAGCTTTGTTATTAGTTTGTTTATTAATAACCTTGTTTAATACTTGA